Proteins encoded in a region of the Flavobacterium sp. MDT1-60 genome:
- a CDS encoding MFS transporter — translation MKNKTFNTKALLIATAVSALTIVFVFYGSRKLQNFDAALITYLFGTVFAFFGIVYRYSVWLQRPPTWMYFKRSLQFLFTGKILSHLWFLGKESVGNIVVQKFIYPRSKYRWFAHFCIALGCMSAFAITIPLTFGWIHFTLAPNSISIYEAHFFGFKMMDFKIGSFLAFLIFHALNWSSWLVIIGSVYYLRRRLTNPGLIATQTFEGDLLPLILLIAISVTGLCLTYSYQFMKGFAYDFLAVIHAVTVIMFLIWIPFGKFFHIIQRPAQIGTHIYKKEGIKKGMAICPHTGEEFATQLHIDDLKIVTKQLGFDFTHEDGTSHLDLSPEGKRSRLAQAHLKARLAGGNLFG, via the coding sequence ATGAAAAATAAAACATTTAATACCAAGGCTTTACTTATAGCAACTGCAGTATCAGCACTGACCATTGTTTTTGTTTTTTATGGTTCAAGAAAACTGCAAAATTTTGATGCCGCGCTAATCACTTATTTATTCGGAACCGTATTTGCTTTCTTCGGAATTGTATATAGATATTCCGTTTGGCTTCAAAGACCACCAACGTGGATGTATTTCAAACGCAGTCTTCAATTTTTATTCACAGGAAAAATACTTTCGCACTTGTGGTTTTTGGGTAAAGAATCTGTCGGAAATATTGTAGTTCAAAAATTCATTTATCCAAGAAGTAAATACCGTTGGTTCGCCCATTTTTGTATTGCACTAGGATGTATGTCAGCTTTTGCGATAACCATTCCGCTAACATTTGGCTGGATACATTTTACATTGGCTCCAAATTCCATTTCTATTTACGAAGCTCATTTTTTCGGTTTTAAAATGATGGATTTTAAAATAGGATCTTTTCTCGCATTTCTGATTTTTCACGCTTTAAATTGGTCTTCCTGGTTGGTAATAATTGGATCTGTCTATTATTTAAGAAGACGATTAACAAATCCGGGTTTAATAGCAACACAAACTTTTGAAGGTGATTTGTTACCCCTTATTTTATTGATTGCAATTTCAGTTACAGGATTATGTTTGACCTATTCCTATCAATTCATGAAAGGATTTGCATATGATTTCTTAGCGGTAATTCATGCCGTAACGGTCATTATGTTTTTAATATGGATTCCGTTTGGAAAATTCTTTCACATTATACAGCGTCCTGCACAAATTGGAACTCATATATACAAGAAAGAAGGAATCAAAAAAGGAATGGCGATTTGTCCACACACCGGAGAAGAATTTGCAACACAACTTCATATTGACGATTTAAAAATCGTTACCAAACAATTAGGTTTCGACTTTACACACGAAGATGGAACTTCACATTTAGATTTAAGTCCGGAAGGAAAAAGATCCCGTTTAGCACAGGCACACTTAAAAGCCAGATTAGCGGGTGGAAACTTATTTGGATAA
- a CDS encoding magnesium transporter MgtE N-terminal domain-containing protein, with amino-acid sequence MKTWLDKWEPEDEIYWNTAGSKIAWRTLTITTLTLILSFASWFMMSVIAVKLPGLGFNFSKDQLFWLTAIPGLAAGFLRIIHTFILPIFGTRHVVSFATAIKLIPVIGIGFAVMNVNTPFWVFAVLAVTTGFGGGDFSSYMPSTSLFFPKRLKGTALGIQAGIGNFGVSVAQFVTPLIISIGIYGTASVFTSIDQKETITTFQHSTIEKQKEVFGLLDADVQTKILSNVKKTIIDSVKTSINSDDKVVLFSSLPIKAKAKAIANANPKLAEKILNDINPQNTAVKNKEIYLQSAAFWFVPFLLLLSIISWFYLRSIPMKASIKEQMDIFSNKHTWYCTITYLMTFGTFAGLSAAFPLMIKFLYGDFPNAPDPLVYAFYGPLIGSASRIAFGFVADKVGGAILTTITGLGILAGAIILITQGLVAPTSMDQFPLFVAVILAMFFFTGIGNAGTFRQYPIIFAENQRQAAGVIGWTAAIAAFGPFIFSKLIGNNISANGTVNQFFIGVAFFTILATGINWWFYNRKNCERPS; translated from the coding sequence ATGAAAACCTGGTTAGATAAATGGGAGCCCGAAGATGAAATATATTGGAATACTGCAGGAAGTAAAATTGCCTGGAGAACTTTAACAATAACAACGCTTACGTTAATTCTATCATTTGCATCCTGGTTTATGATGAGCGTAATAGCCGTAAAATTACCAGGCTTAGGATTTAATTTTTCGAAAGATCAATTATTCTGGCTGACCGCCATTCCGGGATTGGCTGCCGGATTCTTAAGAATCATTCACACTTTTATATTACCCATATTTGGGACTCGACATGTCGTTTCTTTTGCAACAGCAATTAAATTAATTCCCGTAATCGGAATTGGTTTTGCAGTAATGAATGTAAATACGCCTTTTTGGGTATTTGCTGTTCTTGCAGTCACAACAGGTTTTGGAGGAGGCGATTTCTCCTCTTACATGCCCAGTACAAGTTTATTTTTTCCAAAGAGATTAAAAGGAACGGCGCTCGGAATACAAGCCGGAATAGGAAATTTTGGTGTTTCTGTAGCGCAGTTTGTTACGCCCCTTATCATAAGTATTGGAATTTACGGAACAGCTTCTGTATTTACAAGCATTGATCAAAAAGAAACCATTACTACTTTTCAGCATTCAACCATCGAAAAACAAAAAGAAGTTTTTGGCTTACTTGATGCCGACGTACAAACTAAAATATTATCAAACGTAAAGAAAACTATTATCGACTCGGTTAAAACATCAATTAATTCAGATGATAAAGTTGTTCTTTTTAGTTCGTTACCAATAAAAGCGAAGGCAAAAGCTATTGCCAACGCAAACCCGAAATTAGCAGAGAAAATACTTAATGATATAAACCCTCAAAATACTGCGGTTAAAAACAAGGAAATATATTTACAATCAGCTGCTTTTTGGTTTGTTCCTTTCTTATTGTTATTGTCAATTATAAGTTGGTTTTATTTAAGAAGTATTCCGATGAAAGCATCCATTAAAGAACAAATGGATATTTTCTCCAATAAACATACTTGGTATTGCACGATAACCTATTTAATGACTTTTGGAACTTTTGCTGGTTTGTCTGCCGCTTTTCCCTTAATGATTAAATTTTTATATGGAGATTTCCCAAATGCACCGGATCCTTTAGTTTATGCATTTTATGGTCCGCTTATTGGCTCTGCAAGCAGAATTGCTTTTGGTTTTGTTGCTGATAAAGTTGGTGGCGCAATACTAACTACAATTACCGGTTTAGGAATTTTGGCTGGAGCAATCATTTTGATAACGCAAGGACTTGTTGCGCCAACAAGCATGGATCAATTTCCGCTTTTTGTAGCAGTAATTTTAGCGATGTTCTTCTTTACAGGAATCGGAAATGCAGGTACTTTTAGACAGTATCCAATTATTTTCGCAGAGAATCAGCGTCAGGCAGCCGGAGTAATTGGCTGGACAGCTGCAATTGCTGCATTTGGACCTTTTATCTTTTCGAAATTGATAGGAAATAATATTTCTGCTAATGGTACCGTAAATCAATTCTTTATTGGTGTGGCTTTTTTCACTATATTAGCTACAGGTATCAATTGGTGGTTCTATAATCGTAAGAATTGTGAAAGACCGAGTTAA